A genomic segment from Curtobacterium sp. MCSS17_007 encodes:
- the hrpA gene encoding ATP-dependent RNA helicase HrpA, giving the protein MSATPVITYPPELPVSQRRDDIAAAIRDHQVVIVAGATGSGKTTQLPKICLELGRESIGHTQPRRIAARTIAERVSEELGGELGDLVGYQVRFTDKVSANTRIKLMTDGILLNEIHFDRDLKRYDTIIIDEAHERSLTIDFLLGYLKRLLPRRPDLKVIITSATIDPESFSKHFGDAPIIEVSGRTYPVEIRYRPLVADDAADTDDSDDTDPRTDDHGDRTGGAADDRDVLQGITDALDELAREDPGDVLVFLSGENEIRDAQEAIEGKRSPGTEVLPLYGRLSAADQHRVFERRTTPGIRRRVVLATNVAETSLTVPGIKYVIDTGTARISRYSPRAKVQRLPIEAISQASANQRSGRAGRTSAGIAIRLYSEDDFARRPEFTDPEILRTNLAAVILQMISLGFGDIERFPFLQPPDSRGVKDGLDLLRELRAVDGDGRITKAGRQLTRLPIDPRLGRMVLEAGRQGVGREVIAIVSALSIQDPRERPLEKRAHADQLHARFADPTSDFLTLLNLWNHIEDKQDELSSSAFRRLCKAEFLNHLRIREWQDLYRQLSRAAKQVDVRVGQSRSEDGDAVHRSLLAGLLSQIGLRDKEKRDYLGARNVRFVVFPGSVLAKKQPDAVMAAELVETSRLFARTVGRIDPAWVEPLAGDLLKRTYGEPHWEKKQGAVVAYERVTLFGVPIVQRRRVQYKRVDPEHSRELFIRHALVEGEWDAQQAFDRANRKLRRELEQLEERTRRRDILFDDERVYEFYDARIPADVATTRDFEGWWRTTRREQPDLLTMRRQDLLDEDAAEAAQDEQEYPTQWRSGDQRLAIKYRFEPGAQDDGVSVQVPLALLPRMREEGFDWQVRGLRKELVTALIKSLPKQIRKNVVPAADWAEKIVAELPDDAPTEPTESFRATLAAAIQRMTYVPVAEGDFDLSRVPAHLLPTWAVVDERGRRVESGKDLAALQTKLKDRTQRSVASATARAAARPGGAARVAGASSGTQVERSGLTAWPSDDLPQVLDTKQAGGVIRAYPSLVEEGDGPKATVGVRLLATPGDRAVSMPAGVRRLVMHAVPSPVSYVQSHLTAQEKLALAASPYPSTAALFDDVLAAVVDAGIRRAHPDGLVFTKAEFESVRDAVSATVVDTMFTAVSEVAAVLTAQRAADKAMKQANSMALLPALTDMRQQVERLVFPGFVAVAGLDRLRRIRVYLQGVEARVQKLLQNPGRDATWMREVTVATDRYTDAGGTFPPSTGSHPELVHARWMLEEFRLSLFAQELGTAETVSLQRITKTLAAAR; this is encoded by the coding sequence ATGTCTGCCACGCCCGTCATCACGTACCCGCCCGAACTGCCGGTGTCGCAGCGGCGGGACGACATCGCTGCCGCGATCCGCGACCACCAGGTGGTCATCGTCGCCGGTGCCACGGGCTCGGGCAAGACGACGCAGCTGCCGAAGATCTGCCTGGAGCTCGGCCGCGAGTCGATCGGGCACACGCAGCCCCGCCGGATCGCGGCGCGGACCATCGCCGAGCGCGTCTCCGAGGAACTCGGCGGCGAACTCGGCGACCTCGTCGGCTACCAGGTGCGCTTCACCGACAAGGTGAGTGCGAACACCCGGATCAAGCTGATGACCGACGGGATCCTGCTCAACGAGATCCACTTCGACCGCGACCTGAAGCGCTACGACACGATCATCATCGACGAGGCGCACGAGCGCTCGCTGACGATCGACTTCCTGCTCGGGTACCTGAAGCGACTCCTCCCGCGGCGCCCGGACCTCAAGGTGATCATCACGAGTGCGACGATCGACCCGGAGTCGTTCTCGAAGCACTTCGGCGACGCACCGATCATCGAGGTGTCCGGTCGCACCTACCCGGTCGAGATCCGCTACCGGCCGCTCGTCGCCGACGACGCGGCGGACACCGACGACAGCGACGACACCGACCCCCGAACTGACGACCACGGCGATCGGACCGGCGGTGCTGCCGACGACCGCGACGTGCTGCAGGGCATCACCGACGCGCTCGACGAACTCGCACGCGAGGACCCGGGCGACGTCCTCGTCTTCCTTTCTGGCGAGAACGAGATCCGCGACGCGCAGGAGGCCATCGAGGGCAAGCGGTCCCCGGGCACCGAGGTCCTGCCGCTCTACGGGCGCCTGTCGGCCGCCGACCAACACCGGGTGTTCGAGCGTCGGACCACACCCGGCATCCGTCGCCGCGTCGTCCTCGCGACCAACGTGGCGGAGACGAGCCTGACCGTGCCGGGCATCAAGTACGTGATCGACACCGGCACCGCCCGCATCTCCCGGTACTCCCCGCGGGCGAAGGTCCAGCGGCTGCCGATCGAGGCGATCAGCCAGGCGAGCGCGAACCAGCGCTCCGGCCGTGCCGGTCGCACCAGCGCGGGCATCGCGATCCGGCTCTACTCCGAGGACGACTTCGCCCGCCGTCCCGAGTTCACGGACCCGGAGATCCTCCGCACGAACCTCGCCGCGGTGATCCTGCAGATGATCTCGCTCGGCTTCGGCGACATCGAGCGCTTCCCGTTCCTGCAGCCGCCGGACTCCCGCGGCGTGAAGGACGGCCTCGACCTGCTCCGCGAGCTCCGTGCGGTCGACGGCGACGGTCGGATCACGAAGGCCGGCCGTCAGCTCACCCGACTGCCGATCGACCCGCGGCTCGGCCGGATGGTGCTCGAGGCCGGGCGTCAGGGCGTCGGTCGTGAGGTCATCGCGATCGTCAGCGCCCTGAGCATCCAGGACCCACGCGAGCGACCGCTCGAGAAGCGCGCGCACGCCGACCAGCTGCACGCCCGCTTCGCCGACCCGACGAGCGACTTCCTCACCCTGCTCAACCTCTGGAACCACATCGAGGACAAGCAGGACGAGCTGTCGTCGAGCGCGTTCCGGCGTCTGTGCAAGGCCGAGTTCCTCAACCACCTGCGCATCCGCGAGTGGCAGGACCTGTACCGCCAGCTGTCCCGCGCCGCGAAGCAGGTCGACGTCCGGGTCGGGCAGTCCCGATCCGAGGACGGCGATGCCGTGCACCGGTCACTGCTCGCAGGGCTCCTCAGCCAGATCGGGCTGCGCGACAAGGAGAAGCGCGACTACCTCGGAGCACGCAACGTGCGCTTCGTGGTGTTCCCGGGCAGCGTCCTGGCGAAGAAGCAGCCCGACGCTGTGATGGCCGCCGAGCTCGTCGAGACGAGCCGGCTCTTCGCCCGCACCGTCGGGCGGATCGATCCGGCCTGGGTCGAGCCGCTCGCCGGGGACCTGCTCAAGCGCACCTACGGCGAGCCCCACTGGGAGAAGAAGCAGGGCGCGGTCGTGGCCTACGAGCGCGTCACCCTGTTCGGCGTCCCGATCGTCCAGCGCCGCCGCGTGCAGTACAAGCGCGTCGACCCGGAGCACTCGCGTGAGCTGTTCATCCGGCACGCCCTGGTCGAGGGTGAGTGGGACGCACAGCAGGCCTTCGACCGGGCGAACCGGAAGCTCCGCCGCGAGCTGGAGCAGCTCGAGGAGCGCACCCGCCGCCGCGACATCCTGTTCGACGACGAGCGCGTGTACGAGTTCTACGACGCCAGGATCCCCGCCGACGTCGCCACGACGCGCGACTTCGAGGGTTGGTGGCGCACGACCCGTCGCGAGCAGCCCGACCTGCTCACGATGCGCCGGCAGGACCTGCTGGACGAGGACGCAGCCGAGGCCGCGCAGGACGAACAGGAGTACCCGACGCAGTGGCGCTCCGGCGACCAGCGCCTGGCGATCAAGTACCGCTTCGAGCCGGGCGCGCAGGACGACGGCGTCAGCGTGCAGGTGCCGCTGGCACTGCTCCCCCGCATGCGCGAGGAGGGCTTCGACTGGCAGGTCCGCGGTCTGCGCAAGGAGCTCGTCACCGCCCTCATCAAGTCGCTGCCGAAGCAGATCCGGAAGAACGTCGTCCCGGCCGCCGACTGGGCCGAGAAGATCGTCGCCGAGCTGCCCGACGACGCGCCGACCGAACCGACCGAGTCCTTCCGCGCGACCCTCGCGGCGGCGATCCAGCGGATGACGTACGTCCCGGTGGCCGAGGGCGACTTCGACCTGTCGCGGGTGCCCGCGCACCTGCTGCCCACCTGGGCGGTCGTCGACGAGCGCGGCCGCCGGGTCGAGTCCGGCAAGGACCTCGCGGCCCTGCAGACGAAGCTGAAGGACCGGACCCAGCGGAGCGTCGCCTCCGCCACGGCGAGGGCAGCGGCCCGGCCGGGAGGCGCGGCGCGCGTCGCCGGGGCGTCCTCCGGCACGCAGGTGGAACGGTCCGGTCTCACCGCCTGGCCGTCCGACGACCTGCCGCAGGTCCTCGACACGAAGCAGGCCGGTGGCGTGATCCGGGCATACCCGTCCCTGGTCGAGGAGGGCGACGGCCCGAAGGCGACCGTCGGCGTCCGGCTCCTGGCGACCCCCGGTGACCGAGCGGTCAGCATGCCCGCCGGCGTCCGTCGGCTCGTCATGCACGCGGTGCCCTCGCCGGTGTCGTACGTGCAGTCGCACCTCACCGCGCAGGAGAAGCTCGCGCTCGCGGCGAGCCCCTACCCGTCGACCGCGGCGCTGTTCGACGACGTTCTGGCCGCCGTCGTGGACGCCGGCATCCGTCGCGCGCACCCGGACGGCCTCGTGTTCACGAAAGCGGAGTTCGAGTCCGTGCGGGACGCCGTGTCGGCCACCGTCGTCGACACCATGTTCACCGCGGTGTCCGAGGTCGCCGCGGTCCTGACGGCGCAGCGCGCGGCCGACAAGGCGATGAAGCAGGCCAACTCGATGGCCCTGCTACCCGCGCTCACGGACATGCGCCAGCAGGTGGAGCGCCTGGTCTTCCCGGGCTTCGTCGCCGTCGCCGGACTCGACCGACTCCGGCGGATCCGGGTGTACCTGCAGGGGGTCGAGGCCCGCGTGCAGAAGCTCCTGCAGAACCCGGGGCGCGATGCGACGTGGATGCGCGAAGTCACCGTCGCGACCGACCGCTACACCGACGCCGGGGGGACCTTCCCGCCGTCCACCGGCTCGCACCCCGAGCTGGTGCACGCCCGGTGGATGCTCGAGGAGTTCCGCCTCAGCCTGTTCGCCCAGGAACTCGGGACCGCCGAGACGGTGTCGCTGCAGCGCATCACGAAGACCCTGGCCGCCGCCCGCTGA
- a CDS encoding YbaK/EbsC family protein codes for MPTLDRSPALVATGFLAIPVAQALVALPSDVLSTIQAAPIDPDLADTAAFSEAYGYPLEGGANCIVVAGKRGDDVRYAACVVLASTKLDVNRVVKKLLDVRKASFAPMDDAVALTGMEYGGITPIGLPADWPVFVDARVLDAPEVVVGAGLRGAKVFLPGRTLAALPNVTVVEGLATDVD; via the coding sequence ATGCCGACGCTCGACCGTTCCCCCGCCCTCGTCGCCACCGGGTTCCTCGCGATCCCCGTCGCCCAGGCGCTCGTCGCACTGCCGAGCGACGTCCTGTCGACGATCCAGGCGGCGCCGATCGACCCGGACCTCGCCGACACCGCGGCGTTCTCCGAGGCCTACGGGTACCCGCTCGAGGGCGGCGCGAACTGCATCGTCGTCGCGGGGAAGCGCGGCGACGACGTCCGCTACGCCGCCTGCGTGGTGCTCGCGTCGACGAAGCTCGACGTCAACCGGGTCGTCAAGAAACTGCTCGACGTGCGCAAGGCCAGCTTCGCGCCCATGGACGACGCGGTCGCCCTGACCGGGATGGAGTACGGCGGGATCACACCGATCGGGCTCCCCGCGGACTGGCCGGTGTTCGTCGACGCGCGGGTGCTCGACGCCCCTGAGGTCGTGGTCGGCGCAGGGCTCCGCGGGGCGAAGGTGTTCCTGCCCGGTCGCACCCTGGCGGCGCTGCCGAACGTCACCGTCGTCGAGGGGCTGGCCACCGACGTCGACTGA
- a CDS encoding CatA-like O-acetyltransferase, with the protein MDRLRPIDLDRWPRAEHFAHYRREPCAWEMTVDVDVTAFVDAARAAGAKTYPSQIWVLATVVNRHDEFRMQLTEDGRPAVWDVVHPTFTVFHPDTETFSVLVVEYDPDARAFHDAVVATTERYRDDHRMFPQGTGRTDLFDVSTLPRTSFTGFALHLTGAEDHLAPVITLGRYRQVDGRTVMPMALRINHAAVDGFHASRFVTEVEELFADPAWLG; encoded by the coding sequence GTGGACCGACTCCGACCGATCGACCTCGACCGCTGGCCGCGCGCGGAGCACTTCGCGCACTACCGGCGGGAGCCCTGCGCGTGGGAGATGACCGTCGACGTCGACGTCACCGCCTTCGTGGACGCCGCACGAGCCGCGGGCGCGAAGACGTACCCGTCGCAGATCTGGGTGCTCGCGACGGTCGTCAACCGGCACGACGAGTTCCGCATGCAGCTCACCGAGGACGGCCGTCCCGCGGTGTGGGACGTGGTCCACCCGACCTTCACGGTCTTCCACCCCGACACCGAGACCTTCTCGGTGCTCGTCGTCGAGTACGACCCCGACGCCCGGGCGTTCCACGACGCCGTGGTCGCGACGACCGAGCGGTACCGCGACGACCACCGCATGTTCCCGCAGGGCACCGGGCGCACCGACCTGTTCGACGTCTCGACGCTCCCCCGGACGTCCTTCACCGGCTTCGCGCTGCACCTCACCGGCGCCGAGGACCACCTGGCGCCGGTGATCACGCTCGGGCGGTACCGACAGGTGGACGGGCGGACCGTGATGCCGATGGCGCTCCGCATCAACCACGCGGCGGTGGACGGCTTCCACGCCTCGCGCTTCGTCACCGAGGTCGAGGAGCTGTTCGCCGACCCGGCCTGGCTCGGCTGA
- a CDS encoding nucleoside deaminase — protein sequence MHDDELTALAVSRALDNVHDGGKPFACLIVRDGEVVVEAVNHVAQTGDPTAHAEIRAIRAAAEQDITDLSGYDVFVTAYPCPMCLGALYYAQPDRVVFAATREQEGEHYEDGNRLMTLATFYDEYAKPVEERALPTEQGTVEDPTAPFREWTARHPS from the coding sequence ATGCACGACGACGAACTCACCGCCCTCGCGGTCTCCCGCGCCCTCGACAACGTCCACGACGGCGGTAAGCCCTTCGCCTGCCTGATCGTCCGCGACGGCGAGGTCGTGGTCGAGGCCGTCAACCACGTCGCCCAGACCGGCGACCCGACGGCGCACGCCGAGATCCGCGCGATCCGCGCCGCCGCCGAGCAGGACATCACCGACCTGAGCGGCTACGACGTGTTCGTCACCGCGTACCCCTGCCCGATGTGCCTCGGTGCGCTGTACTACGCCCAGCCCGACCGCGTGGTCTTCGCCGCGACGCGGGAGCAGGAGGGCGAGCACTACGAGGACGGCAACCGCCTGATGACGCTTGCGACCTTCTACGACGAGTACGCCAAGCCGGTCGAGGAGCGCGCCCTGCCCACGGAGCAGGGCACGGTCGAGGACCCGACGGCCCCGTTCCGCGAGTGGACCGCCCGCCACCCGTCCTGA
- a CDS encoding response regulator yields the protein MIASAPLRVLVVDDDAGARALHTRWVAATEGFAVVGAVASGGAALASVERGVDLVLLDMRLPDISGIEVLHRMHVAGVDRTDVLVVSSSRDQVTVRQALAAHPVGYLLKPFDREALQDRLRAYAAERRSRDDAQRDVPMGQGDVDRLLATGSVRVVGPTRASAGASEVALPKGVSATTLGRVVAALDPVTARSADEVAVATGTSRATARRYLDHLVATGAIDLAHRYGRRGRPQVLYRLTPAP from the coding sequence GTGATCGCGTCCGCGCCGCTGCGCGTGCTCGTGGTCGACGACGACGCGGGCGCGCGTGCGCTCCACACCCGCTGGGTCGCCGCCACCGAGGGCTTCGCGGTCGTCGGGGCGGTCGCGTCCGGCGGCGCCGCGCTGGCCTCGGTCGAGCGCGGGGTCGACCTCGTGCTCCTCGACATGCGGCTGCCCGACATCAGCGGCATAGAGGTCCTGCACCGCATGCACGTCGCCGGCGTCGACCGGACCGACGTCCTCGTCGTCAGCTCCTCCCGCGACCAGGTCACCGTCCGGCAGGCGCTCGCCGCGCACCCGGTCGGGTACCTGCTCAAGCCGTTCGACCGCGAGGCGCTGCAGGACCGGCTGCGCGCCTACGCCGCCGAGCGACGGTCGCGCGACGACGCGCAGCGCGACGTGCCGATGGGGCAGGGCGACGTCGACCGTCTGCTCGCCACCGGGTCGGTGCGCGTGGTCGGTCCGACCCGTGCCTCGGCCGGCGCGTCCGAGGTCGCCCTGCCGAAGGGCGTGAGTGCCACCACGCTCGGTCGCGTCGTCGCTGCGCTCGACCCCGTGACCGCCCGCTCGGCCGACGAGGTCGCCGTGGCCACGGGCACCTCGCGCGCCACCGCGCGGCGCTACCTCGACCACCTCGTAGCGACGGGCGCCATCGACCTCGCCCACCGGTACGGCCGTCGCGGTCGCCCGCAGGTGCTCTACCGGCTGACGCCGGCGCCCTGA
- a CDS encoding ATP-binding protein, whose translation MCSLTLTASRPKGDATVTRARLGRLRRIAVLALPSVIVLTATGVTTGIAVAVQERSIRTSVVDQVSGVASSLADLPEVRDAVSSAVDQGAPGALADTDDLASATAALQPIATLVERASGVSYVVVTDDEGVRITHPDPAERGEPVETTIAPVLGGDRFVGTETGPSGTTLRAKVPVLDAEGEVVGVVAVGVLESTIAADRERALGTLLPWSTGALVAATLASVLLSLVIARRLRRADAVDAESRQVRWTTEAFREQAHEFGTRLHVVRGLVEQGDDEDAVAYIDAVAPGLTSGGGAGSPRRGAVATASVAAVRAELAAAGAALDLRVAEDVVLDDAVLLVVANLCRNAAEAGATTVACSVDTRDGRVTVTVEDDGPGIDPADAHRVLTRGWSSKSDETGLGRGIGLAVVRRTATERGGSVVVGRSAALGGARLDVDLAAQS comes from the coding sequence ATGTGCTCATTGACGCTCACGGCGTCGCGGCCGAAGGGGGACGCCACGGTGACCAGGGCACGGCTCGGGCGGCTGCGACGGATCGCGGTCCTCGCGCTCCCGAGCGTCATCGTGCTCACGGCGACGGGCGTCACGACCGGGATCGCCGTCGCCGTGCAGGAGCGCAGCATCCGCACGTCCGTCGTCGACCAGGTGTCCGGTGTCGCCTCGAGCCTGGCCGACCTGCCCGAGGTCCGGGACGCGGTGTCGTCGGCCGTCGACCAGGGCGCTCCCGGGGCGCTCGCCGACACTGACGACCTCGCGTCGGCCACCGCGGCGCTGCAACCCATCGCGACGCTCGTCGAGCGTGCGTCCGGCGTCTCCTACGTCGTGGTGACCGACGACGAGGGCGTGCGCATCACCCACCCGGACCCCGCGGAGCGCGGCGAGCCGGTCGAGACGACGATCGCCCCCGTGCTCGGCGGCGACCGGTTCGTCGGCACCGAGACCGGCCCGTCCGGCACGACGCTGCGGGCGAAGGTACCGGTCCTCGACGCGGAGGGCGAGGTCGTCGGCGTCGTCGCGGTCGGTGTGCTCGAGTCGACCATCGCGGCCGACCGGGAGCGGGCGCTCGGCACCCTGCTGCCGTGGAGCACCGGTGCCCTCGTCGCCGCGACGCTCGCGAGCGTGCTCCTGTCGCTCGTGATCGCCCGCCGGTTGCGGCGGGCCGACGCGGTCGACGCCGAGAGCCGGCAGGTCCGGTGGACGACGGAGGCATTCCGCGAACAGGCGCACGAGTTCGGCACCCGGCTGCATGTGGTGCGCGGGCTCGTCGAGCAGGGGGACGACGAGGACGCGGTGGCCTACATCGACGCCGTCGCACCCGGACTGACGAGCGGCGGTGGCGCCGGGTCGCCGCGGCGGGGCGCGGTGGCGACGGCGTCCGTCGCGGCGGTGCGCGCCGAGCTCGCCGCGGCCGGTGCGGCGCTCGACCTCCGGGTCGCCGAGGACGTCGTGCTCGACGATGCGGTGCTGCTCGTCGTCGCGAACCTGTGCCGGAACGCCGCCGAGGCAGGAGCCACGACCGTCGCCTGCAGCGTCGACACCCGGGACGGACGCGTCACGGTCACGGTCGAGGACGACGGCCCCGGCATCGACCCCGCCGACGCCCACCGCGTGCTGACCCGCGGGTGGTCGTCGAAGTCCGACGAGACCGGCCTCGGGCGGGGCATCGGTCTGGCGGTCGTCCGGCGCACCGCCACCGAGCGTGGCGGATCGGTGGTCGTGGGGCGCTCGGCAGCGCTCGGCGGTGCCCGGCTCGACGTCGACCTGGCGGCGCAGTCGTGA
- a CDS encoding tripartite tricarboxylate transporter substrate-binding protein produces the protein MTEQSAPEQSVPGQSVPGQSVPGQSVPVRSTTEPRARRPVARVVGAAVAAVSIAIAAFGSVTSAAAGGDPTRSVTLVAPAAAGGGWDGVARSMQQAQRANGIVNSVQVVNMPGAGGTIALGNVARLAGQTDTLLVGGTGLLAAEIQFGSAVTHDDITPLAVTVEEYDVIVVPADSPYETLDDLVAAWRERPGSVPWTGGGSFDQLVVTDLAVSAGIDPTETNYIPSDGGGEAIQALLNGTAAAASGGYPDNIDQIESGRLRALALVAAEPVEGIDIPTAVEQGHDVTLTNWRMIAAPGELDDEQRTQLTDIVLDTLETPEWADAMERYHWTERIITGEDLDAFIDEERERIQGLYEELGR, from the coding sequence ATGACAGAGCAGTCAGCGCCAGAGCAGTCCGTGCCCGGGCAGTCCGTGCCGGGGCAGTCCGTGCCGGGGCAGTCCGTGCCGGTGCGGTCGACGACGGAGCCGCGTGCCCGTCGCCCCGTCGCGCGCGTGGTGGGTGCGGCCGTCGCCGCGGTGTCCATCGCGATCGCCGCCTTCGGGTCCGTCACCTCGGCGGCAGCCGGCGGCGACCCCACCCGGTCCGTCACCCTGGTCGCCCCCGCAGCGGCCGGCGGCGGATGGGACGGCGTCGCGAGGTCGATGCAGCAGGCGCAGCGCGCGAACGGCATCGTGAACTCCGTCCAGGTCGTCAACATGCCCGGCGCCGGCGGCACGATCGCGCTCGGCAACGTCGCCCGGCTCGCGGGGCAGACCGACACACTGCTCGTCGGCGGGACGGGACTGCTCGCGGCGGAGATCCAGTTCGGGTCCGCGGTCACCCACGACGACATCACGCCGCTCGCGGTCACCGTCGAGGAGTACGACGTCATCGTCGTGCCCGCGGACTCGCCCTACGAGACGCTCGACGACCTGGTCGCTGCGTGGCGTGAGCGTCCCGGCTCGGTGCCGTGGACGGGTGGCGGGTCGTTCGACCAGCTCGTCGTCACCGACCTCGCCGTCTCGGCGGGCATCGACCCCACCGAGACGAACTACATCCCCTCGGACGGCGGCGGCGAGGCGATCCAGGCGCTGCTCAACGGCACGGCCGCCGCAGCGTCGGGCGGCTACCCGGACAACATCGACCAGATCGAGTCCGGCCGGCTGCGGGCCCTCGCGCTCGTCGCAGCCGAACCGGTCGAGGGCATCGACATCCCCACGGCCGTCGAGCAGGGCCACGACGTCACCCTGACGAACTGGCGCATGATCGCCGCGCCGGGAGAACTCGACGACGAGCAGCGGACACAGCTCACCGACATCGTGCTCGACACGCTCGAGACCCCCGAGTGGGCGGATGCCATGGAGCGGTACCACTGGACCGAGCGGATCATCACCGGCGAGGACCTCGACGCGTTCATCGACGAGGAACGCGAGCGGATCCAGGGACTGTACGAGGAGCTGGGCCGATGA
- a CDS encoding tripartite tricarboxylate transporter TctB family protein, with protein sequence MSRPSNPTSSSAVVGQRLTLRADPGRVAAVAKELTTPALFTAFAVYLVVGIVTMEVPAGTAFPGPAVFPGLVAAALLLLAALLVVRSVRTARGRRAAAVGALPEPGVDTVEAVHTVDGTGTGTGTETPRAVRVDWRSLAWVVLSFAGFALLLGVLGWIVGAGLLFLGVAKGLGAPGWLRPLVVGLTVSAISYIAFDMLLDLSLPSGIVGWEF encoded by the coding sequence ATGAGCCGTCCGAGCAACCCCACGTCGTCGTCCGCGGTCGTCGGGCAGCGGCTCACGCTGCGGGCCGACCCCGGTCGCGTCGCCGCGGTCGCGAAGGAGCTGACCACCCCGGCGCTCTTCACCGCCTTCGCGGTCTACCTCGTCGTCGGCATCGTGACGATGGAGGTCCCGGCCGGTACCGCGTTCCCCGGGCCCGCGGTCTTCCCCGGGCTCGTCGCCGCGGCACTCCTGCTGCTGGCCGCCCTGCTGGTCGTGCGGTCCGTCCGGACCGCGCGCGGGCGGCGAGCCGCGGCGGTCGGTGCACTGCCGGAGCCCGGCGTCGACACCGTGGAGGCCGTCCACACCGTCGACGGCACCGGCACCGGCACCGGCACCGAGACCCCGCGCGCCGTCCGCGTCGACTGGCGTTCCCTGGCCTGGGTCGTCCTCTCCTTCGCCGGCTTCGCGCTGCTGCTCGGCGTGCTCGGGTGGATCGTCGGTGCCGGGCTACTCTTCCTCGGCGTCGCGAAGGGGCTCGGCGCCCCGGGCTGGCTGCGTCCGCTCGTCGTCGGGCTGACCGTGAGCGCGATCAGCTACATCGCCTTCGACATGCTGCTCGACCTGTCGCTGCCCTCGGGCATCGTCGGATGGGAGTTCTGA